A stretch of the Erinaceus europaeus chromosome 23, mEriEur2.1, whole genome shotgun sequence genome encodes the following:
- the LOC107523161 gene encoding zinc finger protein 383-like, protein MHSEVRPYECQECGRSFNHSSHLQRHVRIHTGEKPYKCQECGHAFSCSSYLKEHVRSHTGERPYKCQECGKAFSRSSHLQVHVRMHTGERPYRCEECGKVFSRSSHLQVHVRRHNGEKPYKCHVCVKAFSSSSSLQDHIRIHTGERPYECQECGKTFSRSSALQMHVIRHTGEKPYKCQECGKAFNCPSSLQEHVRVHTGEKPYECQECGKAFGRSSSLLVHVRVHTGEKPYACQECGKALSCSSSFQVHLRLHTGEKPYECQECGKGFSCSSNLQRHMRTHSGKNL, encoded by the coding sequence ATGCACAGTGAAGTGAGACCCTATGAATGTCAGGAATGTGGAAGATCTTTCAATCATTCTTCACACCTTCAGAGACATGTCAGAATCCATACTGGCGAGAAGCCCTATAAATGCCAGGAATGTGGGCATGCTTTCAGCTGTTCTTCATACCTTAAAGAGCATGTGAGAAGCCATACCGGAGAGAGACCCTATAAATGTCAGGAATGTGGCAAAGCTTTCAGTCGTTCTTCACACCTCCAGGTACATGTGCGAATGCACACTGGAGAGAGACCCTATAGATGTGAGGAATGTGGGAAAGTCTTCAGTCGTTCTTCACACCTCCAAGTACATGTGAGAAGACACAATGGGGAGAAGCCTTATAAATGCCATGTATgtgtgaaagcatttagttcttctTCATCTCTTCAGGATCATATAAGAATCCACACTGGGGAGAGACCCTATGAATGTCAGGAATGTGGGAAAACTTTCAGTCGTTCCTCAGCTCTTCAAATGCATGTGATAAGgcacactggagagaaaccctataaatgtCAAGAATGTGGGAAAGCTTTTAATTGTCCCTCTTCTCTTCAAGAACATGTGAGAGTCCATACTGgcgagaaaccctatgaatgtcagGAATGCGGGAAAGCTTTTGGTCGTTCCTCATCCCTTCTAGTGCACGTGAGAGTGCACACTGGAGAGAAGCCATATGCATGTCAGGAGTGTGGGAAAGCTCTAAGTTGTTCTTCATCTTTTCAAGTTCATTTGAGATTacacactggagagaaaccctatgagtgtCAAGAATGTGGAAAAGGTTTCAGTTGTTCTTCAAATCTTCAAAGGCATATGAGAACCCACAGTGGAAAAAACCTATGA